A window from Schistosoma haematobium chromosome 3, whole genome shotgun sequence encodes these proteins:
- a CDS encoding hypothetical protein (EggNog:ENOG410V50K~COG:G~CAZy:GT76~BUSCO:EOG091G05ZJ): MLLGLLGRLALRVSVHSLSLSSSILLCGFLSNFVLNLASAVFLYRLGVMILGSVKVSFLASLLFCCNPATVFFSSLYSESLFFFFTVSGLYFMYVNKILLSSLLITFSVMCRSNGLLNIGYLGYFMVVRSNFRVLIWIDEVQKTRKSFISFLLLSIKWWVNVVVFFMPRLVLLFLCSLPFLLYQIYGYFLYCSRVQSSHTVFPSKIPVPLLTYGLDHGFSIPVRLTNESSSSHLPVWCSFVPPFSYSHIQKSQWNVGLWGYYQLRQIPNFILSLPVVTLCFICAIMFYRRAPKAYRTFGLCAECEMDRIMVPYVFHMLFLCSYGVLHINVQVLTRMIFSSCPVIYWFCAYLLCETLPNFEPLIMNKHDSNSLINIRFELYHYLVDIYKALNPFQYHLVKHRIVLCYFLSYAIIGCILHPNFLPWT; the protein is encoded by the exons ATGTTACTAGGCTTATTAGGTCGTTTGGCTTTAAGAGTTAGTGTACATTCTCTGAGTTTATCTTCTTCAATCCTTTTATGTGGATTCTTGTCAAACTTTGTTTTAAATCTAGCCTCCGCAGTTTTTTTATATCGCCTAGGAGTTATGATACTGGGTTCTGTAAAAGTTAGTTTTCTTGCTTCGTTACTATTTTGTTGTAATCCAGCTACAGTGTTCTTTTCATCACTTTACTCTGAgtcattgtttttcttttttaccGTTTCTGGGTTATATTTTATGTATGTCAACAAGATCTTATTGTCTTCTTTGTTAATCACGTTTTCTGTTATGTGCAGAAGCAATGGGTTGCTAAACATAGGATATTTAGGTTACTTCATGGTCGTTCGTTCAAACTTCCGGGTGCTAATATGGATAGATGAAGTTCAAAAAACCAGAAAGTCCTTCATATCTTTCTTGCTCTTGTCCATCAAGTGGTGGGTCAACGTTGTTGTTTTCTTCATGCCACGCCTTGTGTTACTCTTTTTATGCTCTCTCCCTTTTTTATTGTATCAAATCTACGGTTACTTTTTATATTGTTCTCGCGTGCAATCGTCTCACACTGTATTTCCGTCAAAAATTCCTGTACCACTGCTTACCTATGGCCTGGATCATGGCTTCTCAATACCAGTTCGCCTTACAAACGAATCTAGTTCTTCTCACTTACCAGTTTGGTGTTCGTTTGTACCGCCATTCTCATATTCTCATATACAAAAGAGTCAGTGGAATGTTGGGCTGTGGGGATATTACCAGCTACGGCAAATTCCAAATTTTATTCTGTCCTTACCCGTAGTTACTTTATGCTTTATATGTGCGATTATGTTTTACCGAAGAGCTCCAAAAGCATATAGGACCTTTGGGCTATGTGCAGAATGCGAAATGGACCGTATCATGGTGCCGTATGTGTTTCATATGCTGTTTTTGTGCTCTTACGGGGTTCTCCACATAAATGTCCAA GTGTTAACACGTATGATATTTTCATCCTGTCCTGTTATCTATTGGTTTTGTGCATATCTTCTTTGTGAAACGTTGCCTAATTTCGAGccattaataatgaataaacacgATAGTAATTCTCTGATCAATATTAGATTTGAATTGTATCATTATTTAGTAGATATTTATAAAGCATTAAATCCTTTTCAATATCATTTAGTAAAACATCGTATTGTGCTTTGTTATTTCTTAAGTTATGCTATTATAGGCTGTATTTTACATCCTAATTTTTTACCATGGACATAG